The Natrinema caseinilyticum genomic sequence ACGGCCTGGCCGAGGTTCGCGGGTAGCGTGTCGATACCGTACTCCTCGCGCTTCTGCTCGTCGAAGTCGTAGATGTTCTCGCGAACGGGGTCGTCACACTCGAGGTCCTGCTCGATCCCGTCGAGACCGGCGTGGATCATGACGGCGAGCGCGAGGTAGGGGTTACAGGACGGGTCCGGCGAGCGGAGTTCGATGCGCGAGGCCGCGGGAGTGCGCGCGGCGGGCTTGCGGATCAGCGCCGAGCGGTTGCGGTCGGACCAGGCGACGTAGACCGGCGCCTCGTAGCCCGGCACCAGTCGCTTGTAGCTGTTGACGGTCGGATTCGCGATCGCCGTGATCGCGGGCGCGTGCTCGAGGATACCGGCGGTGAACGCGTGGGCCTCGTCGCTCAGGTTGAACTCGTCGTCGTCGTCGTGGAAGACGTTCTCCCCGTCCTCGGTGAACAGCGAGATGTGCGTGTGCATGCCCGACCCGTTGATACGCGGGATCGGCTTGGGCATGAACGTCGCGTGCAGGTCGTGCTGTGCGGCGATCGCGCGGACGACGGTGCGGAAGGTACCGACGTTGTCGGCCGTCGTCAGGGCGTCGTCGTAGGTGAAGTTGATCTCGTGTTGGCCTTCCGCGACCTCGTGGTGGCTGGCCTCGACCTCGAAACCCATGCTCTCGAGGCCGTAGATGATGTCGCGGCGGACGTCGGATGCGAGGTCTTTCGGTGCGAGGTCGAAGTAACCGCCGGCGTCGTTGGTCTCGGTCGTCGCACGGCCCTCCTCGTCCTCCTGGAAGAGGAAGAACTCGGGTTCGGGGGCGGCGTTGACGGTGTACCCCATGTCGTTGGCGCGCTCGAGGGCGTTTTTGAGGACGCGGCGCGGATCGCCCTCGAACGGCTTCCCGGTGTAGGTGTCGTAGACGTCACAGATCATCCGGGCGGCTGCGCTCTCCTCTTTCTGGCGCCACGGGAGGATCGCGAAGGTGTCAGGATCCGGTTTGAGCCGCATGTCCGATTCCTGAATCCGAACGAATCCCTCGATAGAAGAGCCGTCGAAGTAGATCCCCTCGGTGAACGCCTTCTCGGCCTGCCGTGCGGGCACGGAAACGTTCTTGACCGTCCCCAGAATGTCCGTAAACTGTAATCGGAGGAAGTCGACGTCCTGTTCTTCGATTTCGTCCAGCACCGCCTGTTCGGTGTCGGTGAGGTTTCCGCTTGTCATCTTTCTTGTCGTGCTTACCTCTGAACTCCGCTACTAAAACCCTGCTGTTCCATGCAATTCTTCCCTCTCCAGCTCGAAACTGCATATTCGTAAAGTTCTAAAGGCTCCGGTGAGAGGATAGATGTGATGACGTACGAAAATCTCGATGCAAAACTAGTGAATGCGTTACTGGGCGACGGTCGGGCGAGCCTTCGGAGCCTGGCCGAGGAACTCGACGTCTCCGTCACCACCGTTTCGAACCACCTCTCCGATCTCGAAGAACAGGGCGTGATCGAGGGCTACACACCGAAGGTCGATTACGATGCGGTCGGCTACGACGTGACGGCTGTCATCCAGCTTCAGGTCGAGGGGAACGCGTTACCCGACGTCACCGATACGTTGCGCGACCATCGCCAGATGACCAGCGTCTACGAGGTCACCGGCGACTACGACGTCATCGCCATCGGGAAGTTCAAAGATACCGACGGGATGAACGACCAGATCAAACAGTTGCTGACGGACCCCGACATCAAGGCCTCGAACACCAGCGTCGTCCTCAACGCCGTCAGCGAGAACGAACAATTCGAACTCGAGATCGAGGACGAGGCCTGACTCGAGCGGTCGACGGAGGGTGATGAGATCGAACGACGTCGCTCCCGAACGCGAAATCAGTCCGCGATTCTCGATGCTATCAGTTCGCACCAGCACCGTTTTCCGACCCATGTATCAGGAGGAAGCCGAGTTCGCCGATCTGAGCGACGTGTTCCGACGGGTGACCGCTGGCACGCCGCTCTCCGCTCGGATTTCGAACGGCGTGCTTTCGAAGCCGAAGCGTTGACAATCTCGCCGCCGATATGGGTCGACAGGATGGACGATAGTTCCGACACGCAGTCTTCAACCCCCCCGCGAACGCGACCGCCGCTGCCCGCCGAGAACGTGATGATTACTGACACGTACCGTCGCGAAGACGAGGTGTGGTTCGTCGTGACCAGCATGTCGACGCCGCTGGTCGAATTCCACGTGCGCGAGGACGTCATCGAACCGATCGAGGGATGAGGGCGTCCCGGTCGGAGGTGCCCCACCGGACGAGACGAGCGCAATCGAACTGGAACCCGCCTTTTGAGACTTCTCCGGCCGCGAACGCGCCGTCACGTCGTATCCGAGGTCGAACACGTTCGCCGCATGGATACGTATTGCGGGGACTGAGAGTCCACGCACGCTGATAAGCAAATAATATTACTAACGACTATATTTTTGTGCATGCTAATGGTAGGCACCCTTTGCCGGAGGCGGATGACGACCAGTATCGGACGACGAGTAACGAAACGAGGAGACGATACTACACATGCCACAGATACGAACGATGGAAATTCCAGAATCGGTCCGCGAAGAACTGGAATCAACCGAAAACGTAACCGGAACGGCGTTCGGGCTGAAACAGACTCGGGAAGAGGGAATTACGGATACAGAAGCCATCGTCGTTTACGTCGACGAGAAACGACCCGAACAGGATCTTGCCGACGAGGAAATCCTGCCCACGGAACTCGAAATCGAGGACGAGACCTACAAGGTCGACGTCCAGGAGTCGGGAGACGTGAAGATGCTCGAGCAGGCGATGCGCCCGACGGAACCGCCGATGGAGATCGCCGAAGCGGAACCGGAACTCGAGGCGATCCCGCCGGGCCTCTCCCGAAAGGAGAAGTGGCGGCCGGCGCCGGCCGGCGTCTCCGTGGGCCACCCGGACGTGACAGCGGGGACACTCGGGACGCCACCGTTGCGAACGGCAGACGGCCGAACCGTTTTCCTCACGAACTCGCACGTGGCTGCGGATAGCGGGGACGCGAGCCAGGGCGACGACGTGTACCAGCCCGGCACCTACGATGGCGGGAGTGCGAACGACGTGATCGGAACCCTGATCGACTTCAGCGAAATTTCGACGAGCGAGAACAACACTACCGACAGCGCCCTCGTCGAGGTTCGCCCGGATCACCTCCAGTCGGACATCTTCGAAGTCGAGTCGGACCTGCGATCGTTTACCGACGCCGAAATCGGACAACGACACACGAAAAGCGGCCGAACGACCTCTGTGACGACCGGCAAGTGCACCGCGCGAAACGCCACGTTCAACGTGGGTTTCAAACACGGAACCGCGAAGTTCGTCGGGCTCGACGTCTTCGAGCCGATCGCGTCCGGCGGAGACAGCGGGAGCCTCATCGGTCTCGAGCGATCCGACGGATTCTACGGCACGACCCTCCTGTTCGCCGGGAGTAGCAGCCTGACGCTCGGGATCCCGATGGACGCCGTCCAGCAGTTCCACGGCCAACTCGAGCCGATGACCGGACGGGAGCTGGTCGATCCGGACGACCTGCGGATCACGGGGACCGCGTTCTCGACGAGTCTCAACGGCGGACAGACGACCGCCCGATGGAGCGGCCCCTGGAACGACCGTTACAGCGTCGACTTCAGGGCCATCCCGACCACGACGGACGGATGGGTGAGCAGTTCGATCGAGTCGGTGTACAGGACGAACAGCGGCGTCTATTACCGAATCCACATGGAGAACAGGCGATCCAATGCACCGGTGGACTGTGACGTCAAATACGTCGTCAGACGGTAGTGATCACACGATGGAAATAACGATCACGACCCAGGATCCGGAAGACGTCGACGTCGTCACCGAGACGACCGGGTCGGAGCGGGGCCACGCCACCGCCCGGCCGCCGGAGGAGGCGCCGTCGGAAACCGTCGTGTCGCCGCCCGCGCGATATCAACCGCAGCAGCAGCAACTGACGATCGCTGTCGAGTCCGAACTTTCCACCGGAGAGGGAACCGATGTCGTCGGCCCGCCATCGGAATTCGGCCCACCCGGTTCGTGGTAGACGGGCCGCGAGCGTCGCCAGGCGGATCGAGCCTCGATGGTCCGCACTCGGCGAGTGCTCTCGAGGCTGTATTTTCGTCGATCGAGAACTCGATACGCGACGGTGTCGCTCGAGAGGGACGCCACTCGACGTATCGGTCGAGCGGCAAAACTGGATCCGTCGTCGTTTGCGGGCCGAACCGACGCTGAAACACGGCGTTCGGCACCTGTCGAGTGCCAATGGACGATTCGTTGGGACGAGTAAGCGGACGGGCCCTCGCTTACATCATGCCGCCCATGCCGCCGCCCATGCCGCCCATACCGCCACCCATGCCGCCGGGTGCGCCGCCTTCCTCGTCGTCGCCCTTGTCGGTCGACAGGTCGCCGGCGGAGATGATGTCGTCGATTTTGAGCACGAGGTTGGCCGCCTCCGCCGCGGAGGTGACGGCCTGCTCTTTGGCGTGGGCCGGTTCGACGACGCCGGCCTCGAAGGTGTCCTCGACGTCGCCCGAGAAGACGTTCAGGCCGGCCGTGACGTCGTCTTCATCGTGAGCCGCGCGCAGATCGACCAGCGTGTCGATCGAGTCGAGCCCGGCGTTCTCGGCGAGGACGCGCGGGACGAGCTCGAGCGAGTCGGCGAAGGCTTCGACGGCCAGTTGCTCGCGACCCGAAACGCTATCGGCGTAGTCGCGAAGGCGCGAGGCGAGTTCGACCTCGACCGCGCCGCCACCGGCGAGGACGCGGCCGTCGGAGACGGTCTGTGCGACGACGTCGAGCGCGTCGTTGACGCCGCGCTCGAGTTCGTCGACGACGTGGTCGGTCGAGCCGCGAAGCAGGAGCGTGACGCCGTGGGCGTCCTCGCCCTCGACGTAGAACAGTTCGTCTTCCTCGTCGCGGGTGACGTCGCCGAAGCCGAGGTCGTCTTCGGTGGCGCTCTCGAGGTCGGAGACGATCGACGCGCCGACGACTTCCGAGAGGAATTCCAGGTCGCTCTTCTTGGCGCGGCGGACCGCGAGGATGCCTTCCTTGGCGAGGTAGTGCTGGGCGAGGTCGTCGATGCCCTTCTGGCAGAAGACGACGTCAGCGCCGAGGTCGGCGATTCGGTCGGCCTTCTCGCGGAGCTGTTTCTCCTCGCGATCGAGGAACTGCTTGAGCTGATCGGGGTCGGTAACGGAGACTTCGGTGTCGACGTTCGCCTCTTCGACCTCGATGGCCTCGTTGAGAAGCAGGATGTCCGCGTCCGTGGCCTCGGTGGGCATGTTGTCGTGGACGGGGTCCTTGTCCACGATGCCGCCCACGAGCAGGTCGGATTCGCCGGCGCTCCGGCCGGTCTGGGTCTCGATGTTGAGGAACTCGAGATCGACGACGTTCTCGCCCTCGTCGTCCTCGACGGTGACCTGACGGATGGCTTCGACGATGAGTTCGGCGAGGTACTCCTTGTTGACCTCGGTTCCCTTGCCGGTCATCGAGGTTTCGGCGGTCTTTCGGAGCAGTTCTTCGTCGTCCGTGTCGATCTCGGTTGCGACGGCGTCGATCTCCTCGCGGGCCTGCTCGCTGGCGAGGTGGAATCCCTTGATGATCGCCGTCGGGTGGATGTCCTGCTCCAGGAGGTCCTCGGCGTTCTTCAGGAGTTCACCGGCGATGGCGACGGCCGTCGTGGTGCCGTCTCCCGCTTCGTCCTCCTGGGTTTCGGCGACCTCGATGATCATCTCGGCCGTCGGGTTGTCGATGTCCATCTCTTTTAAGATCGTGACGCCGTCGTTCGTGATCGTCACGGATCCCATGGAATCGACGAGCATCTTGTCCATCCCCTTCGGACCGAGCGTCGAGCGGACGGCTTCAGCGACCGCACGGGCGGCGCTGATGTTGTAATCCTGCGCGTCCTTGTCCTTGACGCGCTGGGAATCCTCGCTCATTACGATCATCGGCTGACCCTGCTGCATTCGCTGACTCATAGTCGAGCGAATGATTGATTGTGATTCTATATAAGTCTTCCCCTATTTCGTCGAGCATCGACGAGCCACTGGACGGTCACCGACGACCCAAAACCATGGCAGTGCGGAGCGATTCCGACGGTTTCCAGCGGCAGATCAAGCCCGTCACTCGTTCACAATCGAACAGCGACTCGCTCGTTTTATATTAGGTTTTATGCCAGTGTTCGTCAGCCGACGCGTCGAGTCCGAGCGGGCCCCGGACCCAGCCGGAGAGGACTTCGACGGGACACGCGCTCGCACCCGAACCGAGTATTCCTTTCGGATTCCTGACTCGGAACCGAGTCAACGTAACGGAAGGGTTATGTCGGTAGTCGCGTATTCCCACCCGATCAATGGCCGAGTCCCCGCCGTTTGCAGACTCGTTCGACGACCCCCGAATCACCGCACAGTTCTGCCGCCGGCTTCCCGGTACGGCCAGTTCCCTCGTTCTTCTCGGTGTCGTCCACGACCACCCGGCGAGCGTCGCACGCGTCGAACGCGTCCTCGAGCGCGTCGACCCGGAGACGCTCGCGCTCGAACTTCCCCCGGCAGCGCTGCCGCTGTACCGGGTCTACGCCCGCGACAGGGTCAGGGGAGACACCGCGCCGCCGCGGTTCGGCGGCGAGATGAGTGCGGCGATCCGAGCGGCCCCCGACGCGGACGCCGTCGGCATCGACGCGCCGAACTGGTCGTTTCTCCGGGAGCTTCTGACCCGGCTGATCGGGGACCGCGCGTCGCCAGCCACAGCCCGACGCGTCGTCTCGAGTCTCGGCGGCGCGACACGAGAGGCCCTCGCCTGCCGGATCGCGGCGACGCTGACGCACGCGACTCCGATGACCGTCGCACCCGGCGAACCGATCGAGTACGACTGTGACGTCGACGACTCGCCCGAGCGGCAAGCGGCTCACGAGCGCTCCCACGTCGCCGCCGTCCAGGCCCTGCTTGGCAGCGTCGACACCGACGGGAGCGCACTGGCGTACCGAGACGAGACGCGCGAGCACTGTATGATCGATCGACTCGAGGCGCTTCGCTCGGAGGGTGATGACGTCGTGGCCGTCGTCGGCGTCGATCACCTCGAGCGACTCGCGAACGGGCTCTCGACGGAGGGGCCCAACTGAAGTTTCTGTCACTCCCTCGTATCCAATCGAGGCGAACGCCTCGGGATCGTTCGCCACGGTCCGCGTGGTCGACCGAAAGCGGATTTGCTACCGAAAACGCGGCTGCCCGGTCGCGGGGCGAGTCGGCGGTATCCGCCGCGAATTTCCGTGACAAAATCGGGGGAACGGGCGACACGGTCATCGACGGAATCACTTTCAGTGGTTGCCGTGAACGCAGCGTATGAGTCGAGAACGGATCTCGTCCGGGACGGAATGGGAATCGAAGGTGGGATATTCGCGGGCGGTTCGGGCCGGATCACAGGTACACGTCTCCGGGACGACGGCGACCGACGGTGACGGGAACGTCGTCGGGACGGGAGACGCGTCCGAACAGACCAGGCGCGCGCTCGAGAACATCGATCGCGCCCTCGAGCGGGCGGACGCATCGCTCGAAGACGTCGTCAGAACCAGACTGTTCGTTACGGATATCGACGACTGGGACGCGGTCGGCGACGCCCACGCCGAGGCGTTCGGCGACATCCGTCCGACGACCAGCATGGTCGAGGTAAATCGGCTCATCGACCCCGAATTGCTGGTCGAAATCGAGGCTGTTGCGATCAGTTCCGAGTGATCGGTCCCACGGTCGCTCTCGAGCGAGGCGGACGAGTTCGAATCGAGA encodes the following:
- a CDS encoding S1 family peptidase gives rise to the protein MPQIRTMEIPESVREELESTENVTGTAFGLKQTREEGITDTEAIVVYVDEKRPEQDLADEEILPTELEIEDETYKVDVQESGDVKMLEQAMRPTEPPMEIAEAEPELEAIPPGLSRKEKWRPAPAGVSVGHPDVTAGTLGTPPLRTADGRTVFLTNSHVAADSGDASQGDDVYQPGTYDGGSANDVIGTLIDFSEISTSENNTTDSALVEVRPDHLQSDIFEVESDLRSFTDAEIGQRHTKSGRTTSVTTGKCTARNATFNVGFKHGTAKFVGLDVFEPIASGGDSGSLIGLERSDGFYGTTLLFAGSSSLTLGIPMDAVQQFHGQLEPMTGRELVDPDDLRITGTAFSTSLNGGQTTARWSGPWNDRYSVDFRAIPTTTDGWVSSSIESVYRTNSGVYYRIHMENRRSNAPVDCDVKYVVRR
- the glnA gene encoding type I glutamate--ammonia ligase gives rise to the protein MTSGNLTDTEQAVLDEIEEQDVDFLRLQFTDILGTVKNVSVPARQAEKAFTEGIYFDGSSIEGFVRIQESDMRLKPDPDTFAILPWRQKEESAAARMICDVYDTYTGKPFEGDPRRVLKNALERANDMGYTVNAAPEPEFFLFQEDEEGRATTETNDAGGYFDLAPKDLASDVRRDIIYGLESMGFEVEASHHEVAEGQHEINFTYDDALTTADNVGTFRTVVRAIAAQHDLHATFMPKPIPRINGSGMHTHISLFTEDGENVFHDDDDEFNLSDEAHAFTAGILEHAPAITAIANPTVNSYKRLVPGYEAPVYVAWSDRNRSALIRKPAARTPAASRIELRSPDPSCNPYLALAVMIHAGLDGIEQDLECDDPVRENIYDFDEQKREEYGIDTLPANLGQAVDALEEDEAIYSALGDHVADKFVKAKRQEFEDYLVDVSQWELDRYLETF
- the thsB gene encoding thermosome subunit beta → MSQRMQQGQPMIVMSEDSQRVKDKDAQDYNISAARAVAEAVRSTLGPKGMDKMLVDSMGSVTITNDGVTILKEMDIDNPTAEMIIEVAETQEDEAGDGTTTAVAIAGELLKNAEDLLEQDIHPTAIIKGFHLASEQAREEIDAVATEIDTDDEELLRKTAETSMTGKGTEVNKEYLAELIVEAIRQVTVEDDEGENVVDLEFLNIETQTGRSAGESDLLVGGIVDKDPVHDNMPTEATDADILLLNEAIEVEEANVDTEVSVTDPDQLKQFLDREEKQLREKADRIADLGADVVFCQKGIDDLAQHYLAKEGILAVRRAKKSDLEFLSEVVGASIVSDLESATEDDLGFGDVTRDEEDELFYVEGEDAHGVTLLLRGSTDHVVDELERGVNDALDVVAQTVSDGRVLAGGGAVEVELASRLRDYADSVSGREQLAVEAFADSLELVPRVLAENAGLDSIDTLVDLRAAHDEDDVTAGLNVFSGDVEDTFEAGVVEPAHAKEQAVTSAAEAANLVLKIDDIISAGDLSTDKGDDEEGGAPGGMGGGMGGMGGGMGGMM
- a CDS encoding RidA family protein; the protein is MSRERISSGTEWESKVGYSRAVRAGSQVHVSGTTATDGDGNVVGTGDASEQTRRALENIDRALERADASLEDVVRTRLFVTDIDDWDAVGDAHAEAFGDIRPTTSMVEVNRLIDPELLVEIEAVAISSE
- the lrp gene encoding HTH-type transcriptional regulator Lrp, whose product is MTYENLDAKLVNALLGDGRASLRSLAEELDVSVTTVSNHLSDLEEQGVIEGYTPKVDYDAVGYDVTAVIQLQVEGNALPDVTDTLRDHRQMTSVYEVTGDYDVIAIGKFKDTDGMNDQIKQLLTDPDIKASNTSVVLNAVSENEQFELEIEDEA